Proteins encoded within one genomic window of Methanosarcina barkeri str. Wiesmoor:
- a CDS encoding PAS domain S-box protein, which translates to MKASMKHFPVKNPNPVLSVEKDGTVLYSNEAAKTLLIRWDVKIGEKLPSYIGDIAQRVLCQNRPEKMEIKVEKKVYLVMFQPLPEEEYVNIYGFDISDQKMLEEKLRESEEKYRIVADNTFDWEFWLGPDDHLLYMSPSCKQVTGYAVREFMDNPDLLQEIIYPDDQKAFFQYEHDTSPGRHGDIEFRIITKDGKIRWIHHRYQPFYDSKGCYAGRRGSNRDITERDQGEHRIRRYNRVLEGINWIFSNVVQAKTEEELGEACLSVALEVTGSEFGFIIEMGSDGLLHDVAKSELAWEQCRMYNKTGHLTLPRDYVVHGLYGSVIINEKSFFTNDPQSHPDSRGLPEGHPPITSFLGVPLVQDGETIGSIAVANRESGYSYEQQEDLEAIAPAVTQVLQRRKVEQERKLAEQELKESELRFKALVQDLESGVFLIDGEGKFAIYNPAFLQIFNVSEQELEHKEIQDLSWDMWDVVDKDGNALRFESHPVQYARINRKPVKNQVIGIRRYSHDDWVWTLASAEPLLNPDGSINIIICTFTDITQLKNTENALKIANETLEEKVQERTVELEKAYSTLKEKEELLSDAQEMAHIGNWERNFVTGKLHWSDEMYRIFGLKPQEFEVNYGLFLSHLHSDDQDYVDNAVKGALSGKPFSTDHRIILANGKERIAHSKGETVFDKENNPVRIRGTTQDITDLRIVEERIKTLANIVESSLDAVGTLSLDGIITSWNKGAERVYGYSAEEILGKHVSILAPPHLDKETLKLIELIKQGEKIHQYETLRLRKDAKKIYVSITLSPVFDTNEKLTAFSFISRDITERKKAEEALRNFEIARKKELHHRIKNNLQVISSLLDLQADLFKGRKTITDSEVSKAFKESIDRVLSIALIHEELYKGKNIDLLDFSQYIKELANNLLLTYSLKTDVSLNFDLEENIFLDMDTAIPLGIVINEIVSNSFKYAFSGRDKGEIRIKLHKEGNGERKNEEFASTAYVLSVADNGIGIPEDLNIEDLDSLGLQLVTSLVDQLDGELELKGNNGTEFTIKFTVPENK; encoded by the coding sequence ATGAAAGCTAGCATGAAACACTTTCCTGTGAAAAACCCCAATCCTGTACTTAGTGTTGAAAAGGATGGTACTGTTCTTTACTCAAATGAGGCAGCTAAGACCTTATTAATCCGGTGGGATGTGAAAATCGGAGAAAAACTGCCTTCTTATATTGGAGATATTGCGCAAAGGGTACTTTGCCAGAATAGACCCGAAAAAATGGAAATTAAAGTGGAAAAAAAAGTATACTTGGTCATGTTTCAGCCTTTACCAGAAGAAGAGTATGTAAACATTTATGGATTCGATATAAGTGACCAGAAAATGCTTGAAGAAAAACTTCGGGAGAGCGAGGAAAAATATCGCATTGTAGCAGATAATACCTTTGACTGGGAATTTTGGCTGGGCCCTGATGACCATTTACTGTACATGTCGCCTTCTTGCAAGCAGGTCACAGGATACGCTGTCCGGGAATTCATGGACAACCCTGACCTGCTCCAAGAAATAATATATCCGGACGATCAAAAGGCATTTTTCCAGTACGAGCATGATACGTCACCGGGTCGTCATGGTGATATCGAGTTTCGCATTATAACTAAAGATGGCAAAATAAGATGGATTCACCACCGGTACCAGCCCTTCTATGACAGTAAGGGATGCTACGCTGGAAGAAGGGGCAGCAATCGCGACATCACCGAGCGCGATCAAGGAGAGCACCGGATTCGCAGATACAACCGTGTTCTAGAGGGAATCAACTGGATCTTCAGCAATGTGGTGCAGGCAAAAACAGAAGAAGAATTGGGGGAAGCATGTCTATCTGTAGCCCTGGAAGTGACCGGCAGCGAGTTTGGTTTTATTATTGAAATGGGTTCTGACGGGCTACTGCATGATGTTGCAAAAAGTGAGCTGGCATGGGAGCAGTGTCGTATGTACAATAAGACAGGGCATCTTACTCTTCCTAGAGATTATGTTGTACATGGCCTGTACGGCAGTGTCATAATAAACGAGAAAAGCTTCTTTACCAATGATCCACAGTCGCATCCAGACAGTAGAGGCTTGCCTGAAGGGCATCCGCCAATCACATCGTTTCTTGGTGTTCCTCTTGTCCAGGACGGAGAAACGATAGGTTCAATTGCTGTAGCAAACCGTGAAAGTGGCTATAGCTACGAGCAACAGGAGGACCTCGAAGCTATCGCGCCGGCTGTGACACAAGTTCTGCAGAGGAGAAAGGTTGAACAGGAGCGTAAACTGGCTGAGCAAGAATTAAAGGAGAGCGAGTTGCGGTTTAAGGCACTGGTGCAGGATCTAGAATCCGGTGTTTTTCTCATTGATGGCGAAGGTAAATTTGCAATATATAACCCTGCATTTCTGCAAATTTTCAATGTCTCTGAACAAGAGCTTGAGCATAAAGAGATTCAAGATCTTAGTTGGGATATGTGGGATGTTGTTGATAAGGATGGTAATGCTCTGAGATTTGAGTCTCACCCAGTACAGTACGCCAGGATTAATCGCAAGCCTGTAAAGAATCAGGTCATTGGCATACGTCGTTATTCGCACGATGATTGGGTATGGACGCTTGCTAGTGCCGAACCTCTGCTAAACCCTGATGGTAGCATTAACATTATAATTTGTACTTTTACAGACATTACACAACTTAAGAATACAGAAAATGCCCTTAAAATAGCAAATGAAACATTGGAAGAAAAAGTTCAAGAACGTACCGTAGAGCTTGAAAAAGCTTACAGTACATTGAAAGAAAAAGAAGAACTTCTTTCTGATGCTCAAGAAATGGCTCATATTGGAAATTGGGAGCGGAACTTTGTAACTGGTAAATTACATTGGTCTGATGAAATGTATCGGATTTTTGGACTTAAGCCTCAAGAGTTTGAAGTAAATTATGGCTTATTTTTAAGTCACTTACATTCAGATGACCAAGATTATGTCGATAATGCCGTTAAAGGAGCTTTAAGCGGAAAGCCCTTTAGTACTGATCATAGAATAATTTTAGCCAATGGAAAAGAGCGTATAGCCCATTCCAAAGGTGAAACTGTTTTCGATAAGGAAAATAATCCTGTCCGGATTAGAGGGACAACGCAAGATATAACAGACCTTAGAATCGTTGAAGAGAGGATTAAGACCCTGGCGAATATTGTGGAATCATCACTGGACGCTGTAGGAACTTTATCACTTGATGGCATTATTACCAGCTGGAATAAAGGAGCAGAACGGGTTTATGGTTATTCCGCGGAAGAAATTCTCGGAAAGCATGTATCCATTTTAGCTCCACCTCATTTAGATAAAGAAACTCTGAAATTAATAGAATTAATTAAACAGGGAGAAAAGATTCACCAATATGAGACTTTAAGGTTAAGAAAGGACGCAAAGAAAATATATGTCTCAATAACTCTTTCTCCGGTTTTTGATACTAATGAAAAGCTGACAGCTTTCTCGTTCATTTCAAGAGATATAACCGAACGCAAAAAAGCTGAAGAAGCTCTCAGAAATTTCGAAATTGCCCGTAAGAAGGAATTACATCACAGAATCAAGAACAATCTTCAGGTTATCTCATCTCTTCTGGATCTTCAGGCTGATTTGTTTAAAGGCAGAAAGACTATCACAGATTCGGAAGTATCGAAAGCTTTCAAAGAAAGCATTGACAGAGTTCTTTCTATTGCTCTTATACATGAGGAATTGTACAAAGGTAAAAATATTGATTTACTTGACTTTTCGCAATACATAAAGGAATTAGCTAATAATCTACTCCTAACATACAGTCTCAAGACCGATGTTAGTTTAAATTTCGATCTGGAAGAGAACATTTTCTTAGATATGGATACTGCTATTCCATTAGGGATAGTTATCAACGAAATTGTTTCAAACTCCTTTAAATATGCATTTTCCGGCAGGGATAAAGGAGAAATAAGAATTAAACTCCACAAAGAGGGAAACGGAGAACGAAAGAACGAGGAATTTGCAAGTACGGCTTATGTCCTATCCGTCGCAGACAACGGCATCGGTATACCCGAAGACCTTAACATTGAAGACCTTGATAGCCTGGGACTCCAGCTTGTAACTTCTCTTGTCGACCAGTTAGATGGAGAACTTGAACTGAAAGGGAATAATGGAACGGAATTTACTATAAAATTCACAGTGCCAGAGAATAAGTAA
- a CDS encoding AI-2E family transporter: MGDEIINSNDYSVPAKILLYSTAAVILTIGMREIASILTVVFFSVFTALIFTPLVRWLKQRGIPGVLSVILVILLFTLIILVLGIIVVEAALQFGSQIPIYQAQLTELVNNLAKYVPSYEEFSIQSILRSMVSITISLMANTVNGIVNAGATVGIIIVTAAFLLIDAANNPEKVDSEIGKQSELRLRMSKFSKKLVKFIVIRAEINLITAITIALLLFIGGIDYAILWGVLIFLLSYIPYIGLVIASVPPIMLALFKYGPLGAIAVILIIVIVDALAENVLFPSLMGKGLQLSPAFLFLALLYWNFVFGLGGVLLSIPLTIVLKIILESFEETKWLARLMGPVEETEES, translated from the coding sequence TTGGGGGATGAAATTATAAATTCAAATGATTATTCAGTACCCGCTAAAATTTTACTTTACAGCACCGCTGCCGTTATTTTGACAATAGGGATGCGGGAAATTGCATCAATACTTACAGTCGTCTTTTTCTCTGTGTTTACCGCGTTGATCTTTACTCCGCTTGTCCGCTGGTTAAAACAGAGAGGGATTCCAGGTGTACTGAGTGTTATTCTGGTAATCTTACTATTTACTCTAATTATCCTGGTTCTTGGAATAATAGTTGTTGAAGCAGCATTGCAGTTTGGAAGTCAGATTCCGATTTATCAAGCTCAGTTGACCGAACTCGTGAACAATCTTGCAAAATATGTCCCTTCATATGAAGAATTTTCCATACAGTCGATTCTCCGTAGTATGGTGTCGATAACAATTTCTCTCATGGCAAATACCGTTAATGGAATTGTGAATGCTGGGGCAACAGTCGGAATTATTATTGTTACAGCAGCATTTTTGCTAATTGATGCCGCCAATAATCCTGAAAAAGTAGACTCGGAAATTGGAAAGCAGTCCGAACTCCGCTTGAGGATGAGTAAATTTAGCAAGAAGCTGGTAAAATTCATAGTCATAAGAGCAGAAATAAACCTTATAACTGCTATTACAATTGCTCTCCTTCTCTTTATCGGAGGCATCGACTATGCTATTCTCTGGGGAGTCCTCATATTTCTATTAAGTTATATTCCCTATATTGGTCTGGTTATTGCTTCTGTTCCTCCTATAATGCTTGCGCTTTTCAAGTATGGGCCTTTAGGAGCTATCGCAGTCATTTTAATTATTGTCATTGTGGACGCGCTTGCAGAAAATGTTCTTTTCCCATCCCTTATGGGAAAAGGCTTGCAATTATCCCCTGCTTTCCTGTTTCTTGCTCTTCTTTACTGGAATTTTGTGTTTGGACTCGGAGGTGTGCTGCTTTCAATACCGCTTACAATAGTTTTGAAGATTATACTTGAAAGCTTTGAGGAAACAAAATGGCTAGCCAGATTGATGGGTCCGGTTGAAGAAACTGAAGAAAGTTAA